TTATATGTCGGCGTGCCTGTCGTAATTGGCAGTAAAGGAGTCGAAAAAATTGTCGAAATCCAATTAGACGGTGAAGAAAAAGATAAGTTCGATAGTTCCGTCGGTGCGGTAAAAAGTTTAGTCGATGCACTTGATGCTTTGCCAAATTAAAGTAAGATGATTTTAATAATATAGAATCTCGTAAGCCGGTTTAGTTCAATTTAAAGCCGGCTTTTTAAATGTAAACAATATGATAAAAAGAATAATCAACAAAGTTTTACGTAACTTATTTGACTCCCGAGGAGCGGTTATAGGCCCTAGAATGAAATCCGGAGTAGATATTAAAGAAGTACGTTTATCTAAAGGTTTTAAGTTAAAAATTTATAAGCCTACCGCAAATAAATCAGGTAAAGCTTTACCGGTATTTATATATTATCACGGCGGCGGGTGGACTATAGGGAGCCTAAAAGCTTATGGCCCTATGCTTAAGTATTTATGCTATCATACGGGTTTTATAGTGGTGGGAGTCGAATATAGAAAAGCTCCCGAGCACAAATTCCCTCAAGCGGCTTATGATGCATTAGAGGGTTATAATTGGGTGATTAATAATATTGAAGCTATAGGAGGCGATATTAGCAAGATAATGATCGGCGGTGATAGTGCAGGAGGTAACTTAACCTGCGTAGTTTTAAATTACTTACAGGATAAAAAGCAGCCGCTCCCGATAAAACAAGTACTAATTTACCCGGTGCTTGATGCAAGTGAAGAGGGAATAAAGCGAGCACGGGAAAGTAAAAGATGGTGGGTAGGGAAGTTAGGTAGTAAGATATTAGATTACCAGTTAAGCCTATATACTAACACTCCTGAAGACCTAAAATCACCGCTTATGTGCCCTAATATTTCAGACTTAGACTTAAGCAATACGGAAACTCTCATAATCACCGCAGAGTTTGACCCACTATTTATCGGAGCAGGAGACTATATTAAAGCCTTACAAAAAAATAGTTATTCGGTCATTCATAAACATTATGCCAAAACTTTCCACGGGTTTATTAACTTTGCAGGGGTCTCCCCAAAAGGTTTATCCGCTTTAAGGGAAATCGTTAAGTTTTTACTAGAGTAGATTATTATTTTTATATCTCTTTTTCTTTACCTTTGTCTCTTTCTGCTTTTATTCTATCTACGAATTCTGAAGTTTTGACTCGTTTAGCAATTGGAAAAAACCTTTTAATATTTTGGCTATGGTCTCTTGCAACTTCTTCAAGTTTTCTTTTTTCAATTTGCTCGTCCCGTTGTTGTGAACTCATGGAGGCGTTTTCTTTAATCGTTTCATTAAGTTCTCGAATAGCATCAACAAAATATGGCTGGGGGTTTTTAAAAGCATTTAAAACGCTTATAAGATTATCGCGATCTTGCTTATAAAAAATATTAGTAATTAAAATTCTTTCCAGATTTTGAATCATCATGTTTAAAGGTTGATTGCTTAAAATAATCTGATGGATAAAATTTTTAAAATTGTCCTCTTTTTCTAAATCGGTCGGAAATTTCCCAGGTTGTAAATATTGAGGTAGCTCCCTATAAGATTTTAAAGTGAATTCAAACTTCCTCTTATTATCTTGCCTTCCATTTCTTGCAAGATCACAATCAAACATTGAAGTCGGGCAAGGAGTAGGGAAATTAATCGGGAATCTACTGTGAAGCATCCCGGCAATGAACGGGGATATAAGTTCATTAAGTTCCTGCATAGTTTGTTCAACTTCTTTTTTTATCTCATCAAACCAGGGTTTTAATTGATCCGCTACAGGTAAGCCTTTCATAAAATATTCCCAACCTGAAGGTATACCTTTTAACTTGAAATAAGATTTTAATATTTGTAGAACATTTGAATTATAATTTTCTTTTTTTTCTTCTTCATAATCTTCTTGATCATGTGCGTCCTCATCCAAACCTGCATAATCCTTATCAAATAAAGCTTCTGCTGTAGTAATAAACCCTTGCATTTTTATGAATTTTATTTTTAGTGCTTTTTGTTCCGCCGTTGTTTCATCAAGAATAGAAGGATTACAATGAGCTTTAGCTCCGTGTAATATAAGCAGCTTAAATAATTCATAGTTGCCTTTTTCAAATGCTAGATCTAAAGGGCTACTACCGTTATTATCCTTAATATCAACATCTGCTCCATAATTTAATAATATTTCAGCCATTTCTTTTCCGTAAGGATTTTCTGCCGCATAATGAAGAGGTGCGTAACCGGAATGACCGTCCCTTGCATTAACATCTGCATTATTTCTTAGTAATATTTCAATTATATCAATTGTATCTTTATCTTCCAAATTACTATCTTCCAAATTATTCACCGCTCTATGAAGGAGAGTATCAAGGCCAATATCTTCGTCAATTTTAGCGCCGCTTTGAAGAAGATATTCTATTATTTCTTTCCTTTCAGAATTCAACATTTCTAGGAAATGACTAAGTATAGACTGTTGATACTCCCCGCAATATACATAATTAAGATTTGCTCCATTTTTAACTAGGAGTTCAACCATCTCTTTAGTATTAGCTTGAAAAAGAGGAGGCATCGCCCTCTCTCCGATTAAATTCACGTCAGCACCATATGCAATCAGTAACCGCGCTATCTCAATATGATTACCTATAACTGCATTATTAAGTAACGTATCTTGTAAATAACCTTTACTAACATAATTTAAATCAATTTCTCCCTGATTGTTATCCAGGCACAACTGCACGATTTGTAAATGTCCTTTTTTCACGGAATTTACTATTATCAATTTCAAATCTTCTTTGATTGCTGCAATCAGCTCGTTTTTAGAAGTGCTATTGATAAACTCTTCCATTTGTTCAGGGGTTGCTTTCTCAATTTTTTCCAATAAAATTGACTTCAGATTTTTTTCTATATTGAAGCTTATATCTTTTTCAATCATAGTGATGCTCTTAATTTTTTATCTATATAATTAACGCATTATATATTTTTTCATTATGTTTAGGAAGTCCTTTGCTGAAATTTAATAAATTTGTTACTAAATCTGATAAAAAACAAAAAAATATTAAGAAAGCCTATTATTAGAGATAAGTTGTTCAACCAGCTTCTCTTCAGCCGTTTTCAGGTCTTTATATTTCATCAATGTATTATTAATCATGACGGCAATAGCGTATCTTGGTTTTCCTTGTTTGTCATTAATAAACCCGACTAAGCAGCTCGTGTTTTCCATATAGCCCGTTTTGGCAAGGATTGAACCTTGGTTTATTATTAAACTATCGGTAAAACGAGCTTTAAGTGTGCCGTTACATGAGGAAGAGGGAAGGGCGTTTAATAAAGTTTCTTTTATTGCTTGCGGCTCCTGATTAATTTTTTTAAGTAAGGAGATAAAAATATCAGCTGAAATAAGGTTTTTTCTGGAAAGCCCGGAACCGTCCTTCAGTTGAATTTCAAGTTCTTTATTTTTAAGCTGTTGTGCAATGAAGTCATAAAGTATTTTAGTTCCCACCTTAAAACTACCGACTTTATTTTTTCGAGCCGCCAATGTTTTAAGCAAAACTTCACCAATTAAATTATTTGAGTCTTGAAGAAACGTTTTAAGCATTTCATTGAGCGGCCGAGATTTAAAACTGAAAAGCAGTTTGGCGGAAGAAGGTGTTTTATCAAACTTAATTTCCTGAAAAGCTATATGATCCCGCTTCAAATAAAACTTAACCAAATGTTGTACCCATAATTTCGGATTTTGGATTGCAATTTTCAGTATCTCGGGTGAAGAGCCCTTTAATGAACAACCGTATAGGTTATAAATATTTCCGTCATTAGAGGTAAGCTCTAATTCGCATTGCGGGTCTTTTTTTTGAATTAATTTAACATGATTTATAATTTTGGGGTAGGGGCTATATTCGGTTAATTGAAAAGTTGAGCCTTTTTCTTTAAGCTTCAGAGTAAAAGCATTTTGATCGATTACAATTGCAGAGACGGGTGCTGAGAATGCAAAATTCTTATCTTCTATATTCCACCCATCAGCATAATATTTATCATCAAAGCGGCTATCATCTATTATTATATTCCCCTTAATTTTTGTAATCCCTTTTTCTTTAAGTTTTCCGGGAATGGAAGCAAGGTCTTTTTGCGAAAAATCCGGATTGCCATCGAAGGTGATATATAAGTTGCCGTGTAAAGTTTTGTTTACCACTTTACCTTGAGTTGAAAATTTGGTTTCAAAGCGATAATTATCCCCTAATTCTTGTAAAGCTGCATATGCGGTAATTAGTTTTTGAGTGCTTGCCGGGGTCATAAGCTTCTCTGGATTATGTTCGGCAATAACTTTTGAAGTTTTTAAATCAACAAGTTTGTATGAATAAAAGTTAGTTTCTTCCGCATAACTTATTTTGCTTTGTAATACTAAACATATAAGCAATAAACCGATTTTATACATAAAAACTTTTGTAGTTATTGGGTTGGTAAAAATAAGAAGTATAATTAATTTTTTTTTAACACAAGTTTTTTATTATTACTCAAAGTTTGTATGTCAAATAGACTTCTTAATTTTAATGCGTTATGTAAATAAAAATTATACTATATTAAACCAAGCAGAAAAACAGAAGAGATGAAAAATTTTGATTGCTTAAGTGAATTGGAACTTTTTTGCGCATTATCTACGGATGTAGATGAGATCAAAATCACTGCACTTAACTACAAGGATTTATTATTAAAATTGGAGGAAATCTATGAGAAATTATTTCCTTATACTTTTAATCTTTTAATAACAGGTTCTCATCCAATAGTTGATAAAGAAAAAGTATTACATTTAGAAAACCTTTTAGAAAAGCTGGAAAAAACTATTTCTCTTATTCCTCTAGCGGCGTTAGCAAATTTTTACTATGAGTTTATGCACTTAAAGCCTTTTGAATATGGAAATAGTATAGTACTAAGGACATTTGTTTTTAAGCTCTCTAAATTTATCGATATGAACCTTGATTTTAGAGTTCTAACCGATAGAGAAGCCAAAGAATTAATAGCCAATAAAAGCTTGGGCTCAATAACTAAAATATTAGAAAAAGCAGCAAACCGCAAATACCCAACTAAAGAATTGAAAATTAGACACCCATGGCCGAAATGGCCGGAGGCCTCGTTTAAAATCAATGATAAAAACTTCCTATGTTTTGAAGGTAAGTATTTAGTTGCAATAGACGGTACTTTGTTGCCGATTAAAAATATTAAAGAAGCATTAGAGAACGATGATTGCATAGATTCTCTTAAATATAAAAAAAAGCTTTTTTCGATCTCGACAAAAAAAGCGATTGACGGTATTCCGATTAAGCTGAGCAAGGTACCGCTCGTGAGCTTAAATCATGATATATTAACCGGGTTAAGTATTGATAAAGAACTACCTATCTTAGTAAATGCGATTCGAAAAAATAATATTTCATTACCGGAGCTTCCCGGAAAGATAAATGAGATTAAGAACAAAGAAGACAACTTAGTAATTAATATTGCTGAGAGAGCTTCTGAGCGCCTGGTACACACCCTAAAGCTTATAAAGCATATAGCTAAAAATGCATTTACAAACAAGCAACCGACTGTAGAACATGATTTGTTTATAACTATGGGAGGAAGCGGTTCAGGCAAAGGTTTATTAAATGAGATAGCTTTGGAAGCCTCGGATAATAACCTTGTTGAAGCCTCACTTGATAAATCCAGGTATTTTAGCTTCATATATAAATTATTAATTGCTTGTCAGCATCATAATGATGATTATAAAATTATTGCGCAGTTTGCTTACGTGCTTAGAGACACAATACTGAACTATGCGCTTGCGGAAGGATATAACTTATTATTTGACGGATCAGGAATTCCATATAAAGGGAGATATGACCATCTGGTCGAAATTTTTAAAAATTCCGGTTTTAGGACGCATATATTAGTTGCTGAAACCCCATTTTACCTTATTCATTCAAAAAATAAGGGAATAGATTCCTACCATAAAATAATTAATCGCTTCAGATATTCAAAAGACCATAGAGCTTTACCATGGCGAATTGCCATTCAAAAACACGCCGGTCAGCCGCAATCTCAACTTAATGCTGCTTGTGACAAAAATGTTAAGTCTTTTTTTATTATTGATACTTTACCAAAAAAAGAAAAAACATATATATTAGCTTTTACTAAAGATATTAATAAAGATAATTTAACCCATTTTTTAGAATATAAAAATCAGCCGGAGAAACTATTGGAGTATATAATACAAAAGCAGTTGCTTCCTAATAAGCGGATAAATAATATTATACCCGAAATGCTTGATTTCTTAATATGCACGAAACTTTCCCGCCAATCATATAGAGTGCTGATAATAACAAACAAGCAACGCTTTATTGAATCCCTAAAAAAGTGCTTGCTAAATACTGAATCAAAGGGGAAAGAAGATATATTCTTTAACCCTTTTCCTTATTTAATCCCTGTAATTGATTTTGAGTATAAGTATTAGTTGCCTTTCATTTAACTATTACTTATAAAAGTTATAGCTTGCTTTTAAACCGTGTATAACAAATTTTTCCAAATGCATATCTATCATAAATATTTATTTAAAGCCGTATTTTTGCAGTTTATTGCCGTTTTAGCCACGCTTACCGGTATAGTTTGGATTACACAATCAATGAGGATTGTCGATCTTATAGTAAATAAAGGAATTAACTTTTTAGATTTTTTAAAAATTACTATGCTCTTAGTTCCGTATCTGGTTTTTATTATTATTCCTGTGGCGCTGTTTTTCTCCGGAATTTCGGTAGCTTATAAATTTCTTTTAGATAAAGAAATGATAATATTAAAAAGCATAGGTCTAAGCGATTTTCAAATTGCCAAACCCTTTTTGAATTTAGCAATTCTTATAGTATGCTTAAGTTATATTATTTCTTGTTATGCGCTTCCTTTAAGCTATGGGAAATTTAAAGATTTACAAGTATATTTCAGGAATAACTATGCTTCGATATTGCTTGAAGAGGGGGTGTTCAGTTCCCAGGTTAACAAGCTGACATTATATGTTGATAAGAAGATAGATGAGAAAACATACGGCGGAATTGTGGTCTATGATAACAGAGAAGTCAATAACCCTAAAGTAGTATTTGCCAAAGAAGGGAAGATTTTTAAGTCACAAAACAATTCCTGGTTTGAATTATATAACGGCAGCCATCAGGAAAAGAACATTTCCGGGGATGGGCTTTCAGTGTTATATTTTGATAAATATTCCATCAACTTTAGCCTTTTTGAGGAGGATTATATCAGAACAATCGAACCGAATGAAAAATATATTACTGAACTGTTTGATATATCTCCCGATGAAGAAAGTAAACGAAATAAATTAATCAGCCATGGTCACTTTAGGCTTTCTTGGCCGCTGAATTCGTTAGCGTTGATGATGTTGGCAACCTCAATGTTAATTACCAATAGGTATCAAAGAAAAGAGGGAGTTTATAGAAATCTAGCAGTAGGTATTTTAGGCATCGGATTTATAATTCTATCTATTTTATTTAATAATTTTACTCTGCATAATTTAAACTTTGCGGTACTTATGTACTTAGCGCCCGTTGCACTGATGATGTTTGCATTAATACGTTTTAAGAGGGCTAATAACCTTTGAAAATATTTAAAAGAAAAGGGGCTTACAGAATATAAAATTGAGATTTAACCCCTTTAAACCTTTTAACTGCTTATGCTACCTTTTTATAGTAAATTAATTTATAAATCAGAGAAGCCTATTATAAGAATTTTAACCCTTCTTTATCTCCGAGAACTTTAATATTGCTATTTTCCTTAACTACTCCGGCTAGTAATTTTTCCGCAAGCGGATTTTGGATGTAGTGCTGGATTACTCTCTTCAGCGGTCTTGCCCCGAACACAGGATCGTACCCCTTATCAGCAAGCCAATCTTTAGCCGTATCATCAACTTCAAGAGTAATTTTTTTCTCTTTTAGTAGGGCTATTAAGCGTTTAAGTTGGATATCAACAATTTTGTGCATATGCTTACGAGCCAGGCGGCTAAATAATATAATCTCATCAAGCCGATTTAAAAACTCAGGCTTAAAAGCGCCTCTTACTACTTCCATTACTTGGTTTCTGGCTTGCTCAACTTCTACACCTTCAGGAAGGGCTGCAATATATTCGGAACCTAAGTTAGACGTAAGGATAATTACAGTATTTCTAAAATCAACCGTTCTGCCCTGGCCATCGGTTAACCTCCCTTCATCCAACACTTGGAGCAGTATATTAAACACGTCGGGATGTGCTTTCTCAATTTCATCAAAAAGCACTACCTGATAAGGCCTTCTCCTTACTGATTCGGTTAACACTCCGCCTTCTTCATAGCCGACATATCCCGGAGGAGCCCCGATCAGCCTTGCCACGCTATGTTTTTCCATAAATTCAGACATATCAATTCTTACCATTGCTTTCTTATCATCAAATAAGAATTGGCATAAGGCTTTGGTAAGTTCGGTTTTACCGACTCCAGTAGGCCCTAAGAATAAGAAGGAGCCAATCGGTTTTTCATAATCGGCAAGGCCGGCACGTGATCTTCTTACTGCGCTTGCTATTGCTTTAACCGCGTTATCCTGACCGACTACATATTCCTTAATATGCTCTTCCATGTGTAAAAGTTTCTCTTTCTCTCCTTCAAGCATTTTATCTATCGGTATTCCCGTCCATCTGGAAACTATGGAGGCAATATCATTTTCAGTAATAGTTTCTTTTAGCATTTGCATATCTTTTGAACTTTCGGCTTCCTGTACTTTCTTCTCCAGCTCAGGAATTATTCCGTATCTGATTTCTCCGGCTCTTTCATAATTGCCGGATCTTTGTACTGTTTCAAGCTCAATTTTAGCTGCATCAAGTTTTTCTTTATTCTTCTTAAGCTCGTTGATCTTGAGTTTCTCCGCTTGCCATTTGCTGTTCAAATCAAAAGCTTTGGCTTCAACTTCAGCCAGATCTTTCTTCAACTTTTCAAGCCTGGTTTGTGAAGCAGGATCTTGTTCTTTTTCTAATGCTGAAATTTCTATTTTAAGCTGAATTATTTTGCGATCAAGTTCATCTAAAGCTTCCGGCTTACTATCAACTTGCATGCGAAGTCTGCTGGCCGCCTCATCAATCAGGTCGATTGCCTTATCCGGCAAAAATCTTTCGGTGATATAGCGATTAGAAAGCGTGGCAGCTGCAACAATTGCGCTATCACTAATTCTTATCCCGTGATGCATTTCATATTTTTCCTTTAGGCCGCGCAAAATCGAGACCGTATCTTCAACCGTGGGTTCAGGGATAAAAACGGGCTGAAAGCGTCTTGCAAGAGCTGCATCTTTTTCAATATGCTTTCTGTATTCATCGAGCGTAGTTGCGCCGATACAGTGAAGTTCGCCTCTGGCAAGAGCAGGCTTAAGCAGGTTGGAAGCATCCATCGCGCCTTCTGCAGCTCCGGCGCCGACAAGAGTATGTAGTTCATCGATAAACAGTATGATTTCTCCTTCAGCTGCTGAAACTTCATTTAAAACTGCTTTTAGCCTTTCTTCAAATTCTCCTCTAAATTTTGCACCGGCAATTAGTGCACCCAGATCTAAAGAAAAAAGCTTTTGATTATGCAGGTTCTCAGGCACGTCACCTGCAACCATTCTTTGAGCTAACCCTTCTATGATTGCGGTTTTTCCGACTCCCGGTTCGCCGATGAGCACGGGATTATTTTTAGTCCTACGGGATAGTACCTGCATGGTTCTTCGGATCTCTTCATCTCTTCCGATGACCGGGTCAAGTTTACCTATCTCGGCAAGCTTAGTGATATCTTTGGCATATTTCTTTAACGCCTCAAATGTAGCTTCTGCATTTGCGGAATTTGCCGTTCTGCCTTTACGCATTTTTTCAATGGCGCTACTAATCTTACCTTCGGTAATGCCTGCGCTTTTTAGAATATTAAAGCTTTCAGTATCTTTTACTTTAGCTAAGGCTTGCAGAATTCTTTCTACAGTAACAAAGCTATCATTAAATTTGTTAGCTAGGTTATTTGCTTCTTCTAATACTTTAGCCGTTTCAGGCGAAAGAAAAAGTTGACCGGCACCTGAGCCGGAAATTTTCGGTAGTTTATCCAAGCATGCTTTAACTTCAGCTTCTATTAACTTAGGATTTGCATCACAGGCGGTAAGTAGACTTGCAATAAAATCATCATCTTCTTTTAACAATGCATACATAATATGCTCAGGCATAAATTTTTGATGATTGCTTGCAACGGCACTGGTTTGCGCGTGTTGTATTACTTCTCTGGCTCTTTCAGTAAATTTCTCAAAATTCATCTTATTACCTTTTATTTCTCTGTTGAATAAATATGTAGTAAAGATATTTACTTTTTTAAAGAGTAGTTAATTAAGAAAATTTACATATCATTTTTTCAAAGTTAATCTCAAGCATATGTTTTTTTATAAAAGAGCAGGAGGGCTATGCTCTTAGCACACATAAGTATCTTGGTATAGAATATGAATTATTCTCAATTAGTTGTGTCATAAACCCAAGGTTTTGATAAAAACTTACAGATTCGTTATCAGTCTCTGCTTCAATTATATTTAAATCATATTTTATAGGTAAAGTTTTTATTACTTTTGTTCCGATGCCTTCTTTTTGAAAATCTGGTAAAATACTTATATGCTTTATAATTCCTTTATTGAGCATTAGCTCTATACCTAAAATACCTATTAATTCATTGTTCTTTTCAATTCCAAGTAAATCGGTGGAATCCGTATGAAGATAATAATTAATGGTATCTTGGACTTTTTCTTCTGTGCTTGGATAAGTACATGATGAGAATAGAGTTTTAATTACATCAATATAAGAATTCTGATTCAGTGCAACCTTCAAATCAATAAGAGAGATTTCATCCATATCAAACGCTTTGATAAAAAATTAATAAAATTTTCATAAATACTGCTTGAACGTTAATTAATTTGGGCAACTTATAAAGTTAATATGTTAAGTTGGCAATAGAATTATATTATTTTTTAGAAAAGAAAAAGGTTAGGAAATAAACCGGGTTCATATTTGAATTGCTATTGAGCCATGTATATACACGGCTCAAATACTTAAGATTTAAGCAGTAATTTCTTCAAGCCATTTTTTATGTCTGCGCTCATCTTCTCTGGCATTTTTAATGAAGTCATCCGCACTGCTTGGTCTATCTTCATGATTAAGCATTCTTTCATAAGCCGTATTAGTATCTTCTTCAGCAGCAAGCATTGCTTTTAAAATTGAGTTATCACCAATTAAGTTTGCGATCGCTACTTTTCCTATCATAAGCACTTGCTTACCGCATGGACCATCAGTAAATTCTTCGCCGCTTGCCTTTAAAAGATTTCTGATTCCTTCAATGTGGCGTTCATGGTCGGCTTTAAACTCATTTAATTTAGCTTTATAGTTTTCATCATTAAGTCTATCAATTGCAGCTGTATAAGTTTCAGTTGCATCATATTCAAGTTCCAATAAATCTTTTAATGCGTCTGTAAATCTAGCTTGGGTGCCTACTAATGTAACCATAGTTGTTCTCCTATTATTTATAACTTTTATTGATTTTATTGATTTTAGGGGTGTTTCAAAAGTGAAAATAGTAAAAGTTTAACGTTGCCTAGCTTTAAAGCTTATATAATCCTTTTTTTATTAAAGATAATAAGATAAATTGAGGTTATTATGAGTAGTAAACTAATAGTGGTAGCAGATGCTAAAAATGCTATTTTTTACAAAGCAGTGGGTCTAAAAGTTACTGAACAAAACAGCCAAATTAATGCTGATGAGTTTAATATTGCACATAAGCACCCTCCGAGAAGAGAAGGGTTTAACCATATTGGCTCTACCCCAAGCCACTACTTTGATCCACGTTCCGAATTTAAAAGCTTAGAAAGAGATGATTTTTGTAAAGAAGTAGTCAATCATATTGATTCAGTTTGCAACCATGAAAAATTTGATGAGTTAATTATCGTTGCCGAACCTAAAACTTTAGGGGATATACGTAGCAACCTTAACCCGAAGCTTAAAACCCTTGTTACTAAAGAAATTTCTAAGGATTTAATACATGCGGATAAAATATCTATAGAAAATCACGTTTTTAGTAATTAAACTTATTAGACTATATCTAATAAATAGTTAATATAATTTTAAAATTTAGTATAATAAAATATATAAACCATTCTTAAGAGGAAGATAATGAAATCGGGGAGGGGAAGTAGTGTGCACCTGCATTTGTTAAGAACTACCACAGATATGCAAAGATTTGAAGAATGCCGGAGTTTTTTTTGAAAAATGTGGCTATAAGTTTTATAACCCTGAAAAAAAAGAGCTTGTTATTGATGCGCTTTATTCATTGGATGTTGAAGAACTTCTATTGCAAGAATTAGAAATCAAGCATAGAGAAGAGGTTGGTAGTGAGGTATTCATAAATGATTGTAATGAATTATTTAATAATGAAAAAATAATAATTAAAAAAAGTATGATGGAAACTGAAAGTAGTAGCAGCGAAGCTGAGAAAAGCAGTAGTGAAGTTGAAGGTAGTAGTGAAGTAATTCATTACAATCATTTTGAAGGAAGTAGCAGTGAAATCGAGTGTTTATACCGAACTTCGGTTGTGTCCAATGAAACTAATGAAGATTCAAATTTATTATTTCAAACATTATTTTTTGGACATAACTTTGACTCTGCCAGCATTTATATTATATAAAAAAGCTGATGTTGTAATGATATTATTTTATTAACTAGAATATTGGTAACTGTAATAAGCATGAAGAAAAAAGAAGAAATAACTATTAAGTTTGAAGATTTAAAGAAAATTTTTGCAGATTCTAAAAATGCTTTTCTGGAAATCCGTGAATTAATTCCCCAACTGAAAAAGACAAATGCTGAGGATTGCTATAACTTCTTGACTAATAAATATCAGCTTAAGTTTTGTGATTCACTCGGTAAAGAGGTTAATAACTTTGATAATTTATATAATACTTTTAAAAACAACTTATCCGATAAAGAAATTGTAATAGATGCTTTAGGGAAAGAGAGTAAAGAGGATTTAGCCAAACAATGTTTGGATATGTTTAAGAAAGAGGGAATATATGTATTAGAAAAATTAAGCAATCTTGATATTGAAAATCTCAGTGAGTATACATTTCAGGCTACTAATGAGCTAAGTGAGTTTGAGGTTTTAGGAAATGAACCTTCCTTACGGAATCATAATGAAAGTTTACTGCGTAGTACGCGCAGTTTGAATTTTACCACTGAGTTTCAGGCTGAGGAAAATGATATCGAAAACTCATTTCACTCGGATTATAAGGAAATAAAATATACTACACCTACTTCTGCAGAATTATTAGAAAGTTTAAGTTTTATTTAAAGACTTTAATATAAGTTATAACCGTTCCCCTATAACGGTT
The endosymbiont of Acanthamoeba sp. UWC8 DNA segment above includes these coding regions:
- a CDS encoding ferritin-like domain-containing protein — its product is MVTLVGTQARFTDALKDLLELEYDATETYTAAIDRLNDENYKAKLNEFKADHERHIEGIRNLLKASGEEFTDGPCGKQVLMIGKVAIANLIGDNSILKAMLAAEEDTNTAYERMLNHEDRPSSADDFIKNAREDERRHKKWLEEITA
- a CDS encoding GNAT family N-acetyltransferase; the protein is MDEISLIDLKVALNQNSYIDVIKTLFSSCTYPSTEEKVQDTINYYLHTDSTDLLGIEKNNELIGILGIELMLNKGIIKHISILPDFQKEGIGTKVIKTLPIKYDLNIIEAETDNESVSFYQNLGFMTQLIENNSYSIPRYLCVLRA
- a CDS encoding host attachment protein: MSSKLIVVADAKNAIFYKAVGLKVTEQNSQINADEFNIAHKHPPRREGFNHIGSTPSHYFDPRSEFKSLERDDFCKEVVNHIDSVCNHEKFDELIIVAEPKTLGDIRSNLNPKLKTLVTKEISKDLIHADKISIENHVFSN
- the clpB gene encoding ATP-dependent chaperone ClpB is translated as MNFEKFTERAREVIQHAQTSAVASNHQKFMPEHIMYALLKEDDDFIASLLTACDANPKLIEAEVKACLDKLPKISGSGAGQLFLSPETAKVLEEANNLANKFNDSFVTVERILQALAKVKDTESFNILKSAGITEGKISSAIEKMRKGRTANSANAEATFEALKKYAKDITKLAEIGKLDPVIGRDEEIRRTMQVLSRRTKNNPVLIGEPGVGKTAIIEGLAQRMVAGDVPENLHNQKLFSLDLGALIAGAKFRGEFEERLKAVLNEVSAAEGEIILFIDELHTLVGAGAAEGAMDASNLLKPALARGELHCIGATTLDEYRKHIEKDAALARRFQPVFIPEPTVEDTVSILRGLKEKYEMHHGIRISDSAIVAAATLSNRYITERFLPDKAIDLIDEAASRLRMQVDSKPEALDELDRKIIQLKIEISALEKEQDPASQTRLEKLKKDLAEVEAKAFDLNSKWQAEKLKINELKKNKEKLDAAKIELETVQRSGNYERAGEIRYGIIPELEKKVQEAESSKDMQMLKETITENDIASIVSRWTGIPIDKMLEGEKEKLLHMEEHIKEYVVGQDNAVKAIASAVRRSRAGLADYEKPIGSFLFLGPTGVGKTELTKALCQFLFDDKKAMVRIDMSEFMEKHSVARLIGAPPGYVGYEEGGVLTESVRRRPYQVVLFDEIEKAHPDVFNILLQVLDEGRLTDGQGRTVDFRNTVIILTSNLGSEYIAALPEGVEVEQARNQVMEVVRGAFKPEFLNRLDEIILFSRLARKHMHKIVDIQLKRLIALLKEKKITLEVDDTAKDWLADKGYDPVFGARPLKRVIQHYIQNPLAEKLLAGVVKENSNIKVLGDKEGLKFL